One segment of Ignavibacteriales bacterium DNA contains the following:
- a CDS encoding glycosyltransferase, which yields MQVSVIIVNYNVRAFLENSLNSVLKALKGIDGEIIVVDNASDDGSIEMVRQKFPQINLMVNNKNVGFAAANNQGIRISKGEYLLLLNPDTILQENTIKIMLNFLERNKDVGLAGCKILNPDGSLQLACRRSFPSPWVAFTKIIGLSNLFPRVPLFGKYNLEYLDPEKSYEVDAVSGSFMFVRRKVAEEVGGLDEQFFMYGEDLDWCYRIKEAGWKIYYVHETQVIHYKGESVRRSNIDEVKLFYEAMRLFVKKHFSRGIISTGLLSFGIAVRELAALISKSIRQLQAPISDFVFVNLSLLVGEYIWFGEILHFPSHAYPVIFIVPALIIISSMYFFGIYTKRKLSATHASGAVIFGYIILSALTFFFKQYAFSRMVVAISGVLNFFLLPGWRLIARSILKSPEHQKRSLFGRRTLIVGVDKKGEELLRKLRTRVDDGYEVVGFIDMSRKYIGEQISGVEILGSIDNIGKIIEEKRVSDVIFSTDSLPYTDILTVIARGTNRAVNFRMVPSSLDVIVGKTHIDELDDIPLVDIDYNINKTSRRILKRIFDIIIAGILLLLVYPFILIRKKSSAPLGKFGKTIILIPDVMKGKLSLVGPPNYLLSSDDNKMHEYCGKYGVTGLVQLNYRNDLTIEEIENYNLYYAKNQSLILDFEILIKTITMIIKKERNY from the coding sequence ATGCAGGTTTCGGTAATCATAGTAAATTACAATGTTCGCGCGTTCTTAGAAAATTCTCTGAACTCCGTATTGAAAGCGCTCAAAGGTATCGACGGTGAAATCATCGTTGTCGATAACGCGTCGGACGATGGAAGTATCGAGATGGTGAGGCAAAAATTCCCGCAAATCAATTTAATGGTAAACAATAAAAATGTGGGATTTGCGGCGGCTAACAATCAGGGTATTCGTATATCCAAAGGAGAATATCTTCTACTACTGAATCCCGATACCATACTTCAAGAGAATACAATTAAGATAATGTTGAATTTTCTCGAAAGAAATAAGGATGTAGGATTAGCAGGATGTAAGATACTCAATCCGGATGGATCATTACAACTTGCCTGCAGACGCAGTTTCCCATCACCCTGGGTTGCTTTCACGAAAATTATCGGATTAAGTAATCTTTTTCCACGTGTTCCGCTTTTCGGGAAATATAATCTTGAATATCTTGACCCGGAAAAATCTTATGAAGTCGACGCAGTTAGCGGATCGTTCATGTTCGTGCGACGGAAAGTAGCGGAAGAAGTTGGCGGACTTGATGAGCAATTCTTCATGTATGGGGAAGATCTTGATTGGTGTTACCGCATTAAAGAAGCCGGATGGAAAATATATTATGTACACGAAACCCAAGTGATCCATTACAAAGGAGAAAGTGTACGGCGCAGCAACATAGATGAAGTGAAATTGTTTTACGAAGCAATGCGGCTGTTTGTGAAAAAGCATTTCTCCAGGGGGATAATCTCCACGGGATTGTTAAGTTTCGGAATTGCCGTCAGAGAATTAGCCGCGTTGATCAGTAAATCGATCCGCCAATTGCAGGCGCCGATATCGGATTTTGTTTTTGTGAATTTATCTTTATTGGTCGGAGAATATATTTGGTTCGGAGAAATATTACATTTCCCTTCTCACGCATACCCGGTTATTTTTATCGTTCCCGCTTTAATCATAATCAGTTCGATGTATTTTTTCGGCATTTACACAAAGCGGAAATTATCGGCAACACATGCGAGTGGCGCGGTGATATTCGGGTATATAATACTTTCAGCGTTGACATTCTTTTTCAAGCAATACGCTTTCAGCCGGATGGTCGTTGCAATATCGGGAGTCCTTAATTTTTTCCTTTTACCCGGATGGCGGTTGATCGCTCGTTCCATTTTGAAATCCCCTGAACATCAAAAAAGGAGTTTGTTCGGGCGCAGAACTCTTATCGTTGGAGTCGATAAAAAAGGAGAGGAATTGCTGCGCAAACTTCGAACACGCGTTGATGACGGTTACGAAGTGGTGGGATTTATCGATATGTCTCGAAAATATATCGGAGAGCAAATTTCCGGAGTTGAAATTCTCGGAAGTATTGACAATATTGGTAAGATTATCGAAGAAAAAAGAGTTTCAGATGTGATATTTTCAACAGATTCGCTTCCTTATACAGATATTCTAACGGTGATCGCGCGCGGCACAAACAGAGCTGTGAACTTCAGAATGGTTCCAAGCAGTCTCGATGTCATAGTTGGTAAAACGCATATCGATGAGCTTGATGATATACCGCTGGTTGACATCGATTATAATATCAATAAAACGTCCAGACGCATTCTGAAAAGAATATTCGATATAATAATCGCCGGTATTTTATTATTGTTAGTTTATCCGTTTATTTTAATTCGTAAAAAATCGTCAGCCCCGTTGGGAAAATTTGGAAAAACAATTATATTAATTCCTGATGTGATGAAAGGAAAATTGAGTCTGGTTGGGCCTCCTAATTATTTATTATCTTCAGATGATAATAAAATGCATGAGTATTGCGGGAAATACGGTGTGACAGGACTGGTTCAATTAAATTATCGAAACGACCTTACAATCGAGGAGATTGAAAATTATAATTTGTATTACGCGAAGAATCAATCGTTGATTCTTGATTTTGAGATTTTGATTAAGACGATAACTATGATAATAAAGAAGGAAAGAAATTACTGA
- a CDS encoding polyprenol monophosphomannose synthase, whose product MPKTLVVTPTYDEAENIEKFIGQVLGESPEIEILVVDDNSPDGTGNIVEKLKAQNPRIHLIRRAGKMGLGTAYVAGFKYAIENKFDFVCEMDADFSHSPDELPNFIDKIKSCDLVIGSRYTDGVRVINWPIRRLILSYGANVYTRVITGMPIKDATGGFKCFRRQVLEAIDLDKIHSNGYAFQIEMNYKAWNKGFKLSEHPIIFMDRQSGVSKMSKKIVYEAVFMVWKLKFQQIFGKL is encoded by the coding sequence ATGCCAAAAACACTCGTAGTAACACCGACTTATGATGAAGCGGAAAACATTGAAAAATTTATCGGACAGGTTCTTGGAGAATCCCCTGAAATTGAAATTCTCGTTGTCGATGATAACTCGCCGGATGGGACCGGGAACATAGTTGAGAAATTAAAAGCACAAAACCCGCGCATTCATCTGATTCGCCGCGCAGGCAAAATGGGTTTAGGAACCGCGTATGTTGCCGGTTTCAAATACGCGATCGAAAATAAATTCGATTTTGTTTGTGAGATGGACGCTGATTTTTCTCATAGCCCCGACGAGCTTCCAAACTTTATCGATAAAATTAAGAGTTGCGATCTTGTGATCGGTTCACGCTATACAGATGGTGTACGCGTAATCAATTGGCCCATCAGACGTTTGATCTTAAGTTACGGCGCGAATGTTTACACACGTGTAATAACCGGGATGCCGATAAAGGATGCAACCGGTGGTTTTAAATGTTTTCGCAGACAGGTCTTAGAGGCGATCGATTTGGATAAAATTCATTCTAACGGTTATGCATTTCAGATCGAAATGAATTATAAAGCATGGAATAAAGGATTTAAATTATCCGAGCATCCGATAATATTTATGGACAGGCAATCCGGGGTTTCTAAAATGTCGAAGAAGATCGTTTACGAAGCTGTTTTTATGGTTTGGAAATTAAAGTTTCAACAAATATTCGGGAAACTTTAA
- a CDS encoding sugar transferase, whose product MSEKIRTISIDLVAVCCAWLCYYLFRIKSGWLTYSVEPDFIVPMIAVGIFWLIIFFFFGLYRPWYAKSRFDEFATIFKATTFGVLFLFFAIFIDDGGVGSPLKSRLLILLYWVLMLTFVGSGRFLMHTFQRRLLMAGIGLRNTLIVGWSDRARELFKSVKNSPALGYKIIGIVPVTNGKNDSEYDGIPIKGVIEDLPMFVDESNVREILIALDSSEHDNLLRIIATCNTRAVGLKIIPDLYDIISGQARTNQIYGFPLIEIMPEIMQPWERAIKRTLDILFSAIVLLIGLPIWILVAIAIKIDTKGPVFYTQERVGKDEKHFPIIKFRTMFANAESESGPVWANRQDPRVTRVGKILRKLRVDEIPQLINILDGNMSLVGPRPERPFFVEQLSKEIPLYKRRLKVRPGITGWAQVKHKYDENIEDVRKKVQYDLFYIENMSLRMDFKILLNTITVVLLGKGH is encoded by the coding sequence ATGAGCGAAAAAATCAGAACTATATCAATCGATCTGGTCGCTGTATGTTGTGCCTGGTTGTGCTATTATCTTTTCCGAATTAAAAGCGGATGGCTCACATATTCGGTAGAACCCGATTTTATTGTTCCGATGATTGCAGTCGGAATATTTTGGCTTATTATATTTTTCTTTTTCGGACTCTACCGCCCTTGGTACGCGAAATCTCGTTTCGATGAATTTGCAACTATATTCAAAGCGACAACATTCGGAGTGTTATTTTTATTCTTCGCTATTTTTATTGACGATGGTGGTGTTGGCTCGCCACTTAAATCGCGGTTGCTCATTCTATTGTATTGGGTGTTAATGCTCACTTTTGTCGGCTCAGGACGTTTTTTAATGCACACATTTCAGCGTCGTTTGCTGATGGCTGGAATCGGTTTACGGAACACTCTGATCGTCGGTTGGTCGGATAGAGCACGCGAGCTTTTCAAATCCGTGAAAAATTCTCCAGCCCTCGGATATAAAATCATCGGGATTGTTCCGGTTACCAACGGAAAAAATGATTCTGAATACGATGGTATCCCGATAAAAGGTGTAATCGAAGATCTCCCAATGTTTGTTGATGAGAGTAATGTGAGAGAGATACTTATAGCTCTCGATTCTTCTGAGCACGATAATCTGCTTCGCATCATTGCCACATGCAATACGCGGGCAGTCGGTTTGAAAATTATTCCCGACCTATACGATATAATAAGCGGACAGGCGCGAACAAATCAAATCTATGGTTTCCCGCTTATCGAAATAATGCCCGAGATAATGCAGCCATGGGAGCGGGCAATCAAGAGAACGCTCGATATTTTATTCTCTGCGATTGTACTTTTAATTGGATTGCCTATTTGGATTCTTGTCGCAATTGCAATCAAAATTGATACTAAAGGTCCGGTCTTTTACACTCAGGAGCGGGTTGGAAAAGATGAAAAGCATTTCCCGATTATTAAGTTCAGAACAATGTTCGCTAATGCCGAAAGTGAATCAGGTCCGGTCTGGGCAAACAGGCAAGATCCACGCGTTACGCGTGTCGGTAAAATTTTGCGCAAACTGCGTGTCGATGAAATTCCACAACTCATTAACATTTTAGATGGAAACATGAGTTTGGTAGGTCCACGACCGGAGAGACCTTTTTTTGTTGAACAGCTTTCAAAGGAAATTCCACTTTACAAACGACGGCTCAAAGTGCGCCCCGGTATAACCGGTTGGGCGCAGGTTAAGCACAAATATGATGAAAATATAGAGGATGTTAGAAAGAAAGTCCAGTATGATCTTTTCTATATTGAGAATATGTCGCTGAGAATGGATTTTAAAATACTTCTCAATACAATCACGGTAGTGTTATTGGGGAAAGGACATTAA
- a CDS encoding glycosyltransferase family 2 protein, producing MRAIEIILWCSTGIVLYTYCIYPIIVFVISLFKKRVNSFENKEYLPTVSVVISVYNEENILSEKFNNIFLLDYPKDKIEFIFGSDGSNDKTNSILSGISVSNIKVEKFQKRTGKANVLNKLIPGANGEIIVFSDANTMYDKLSIRKLVKHFQDPSIGGVCGELRLQINKKSVGEIGETSYWQYESILKKLESRYQTLLGATGGVYAIRKSLFKPLPVSKAIVDDFLIPMEVVRRGYRILYEPEAIAYEDSAGTVIGEFHRKVRIGASNFNGISEFIDLLNPKYGFIAFGLWSHKIIRWFAPFFLLAILILSLILALKSEFYGLLFYIQIVFMLTGAIGFLFEKKKTGLGILGFPYYFIAMNLALFIGFFKSVMGLQRSTWDIKR from the coding sequence ATGCGGGCAATCGAAATTATACTTTGGTGTTCAACCGGAATTGTTTTGTACACTTATTGTATCTATCCTATTATTGTTTTTGTCATTTCTTTGTTTAAAAAGCGAGTCAACAGTTTTGAGAACAAGGAATATCTGCCAACAGTATCGGTTGTTATCTCCGTGTATAACGAAGAAAATATTCTTTCCGAAAAATTTAATAACATATTTCTTCTCGATTACCCTAAAGACAAGATCGAATTCATATTCGGGTCTGATGGTTCGAATGATAAAACAAATTCTATTTTGTCTGGCATTTCAGTATCTAATATAAAGGTTGAGAAATTCCAAAAGCGCACCGGTAAAGCAAACGTATTAAATAAGCTGATTCCCGGAGCAAACGGAGAAATTATTGTATTCTCAGATGCAAATACGATGTACGATAAATTATCGATTAGAAAACTTGTAAAACATTTTCAAGATCCGTCGATTGGCGGCGTTTGCGGCGAACTCCGTCTTCAGATAAACAAGAAATCAGTCGGCGAGATTGGTGAAACTTCATATTGGCAGTATGAAAGTATTTTAAAAAAATTGGAGAGCCGATACCAAACATTACTTGGAGCGACAGGTGGAGTGTATGCGATCCGTAAATCTTTGTTCAAGCCATTACCGGTATCAAAAGCAATTGTGGATGATTTTCTGATTCCTATGGAAGTTGTAAGACGCGGATATAGAATATTGTATGAGCCGGAGGCGATAGCATACGAAGACTCTGCCGGTACGGTAATCGGAGAATTCCATAGAAAAGTAAGAATTGGTGCATCGAATTTTAATGGTATTTCTGAGTTCATCGATCTGCTAAATCCAAAGTACGGCTTCATAGCGTTCGGGCTTTGGTCTCATAAAATTATTCGTTGGTTTGCTCCGTTTTTTCTATTGGCAATCTTGATTTTATCGTTAATATTGGCGCTGAAATCGGAGTTTTATGGTTTGTTATTTTATATTCAGATTGTCTTTATGCTTACGGGTGCAATCGGGTTTTTGTTTGAAAAGAAAAAAACCGGTTTAGGTATTTTAGGATTTCCTTATTATTTTATTGCAATGAACTTAGCACTTTTCATAGGATTTTTTAAATCAGTAATGGGTTTACAACGTTCAACATGGGATATAAAGCGTTAA
- a CDS encoding glycosyltransferase, translated as MTPSPDTNKSTKTRLLYIGLKYDYGKPELGFSYEYFNLYNSLIRSENYQVDFFPFDEIMRDIGRDNMNKRLIETVHELKPDCCFFVLFTDEIKKETIQTITEKSGSITFNWFGDDHWRFENYSKHWAPLFDWISTTDSLSVDMYQRIGCKNVIKTQWGFNHHLYKNHDVVKEHDVTFIGQSHSNRKRILHQLEKNGLNIKCWGKGWENGRLNHEDMVKMFSRSKINLNFTESSIVFDWKPITKVFINRRADDSLHFNSPLQMLRNIKVLTGKRRHQIKGRNFEIPGSGGFLLTQYADNLDEYFIPGKEIAVFSDTNDLKDKIKYYLSNDEERENIRQAGFQRALRDHTYEKRFVDIFSKIGLLTNL; from the coding sequence TTGACTCCATCGCCAGATACAAATAAATCAACGAAAACTCGTTTACTTTACATCGGCTTAAAATACGATTACGGAAAACCGGAACTCGGTTTCAGTTACGAGTATTTCAATTTATATAATTCTTTAATCCGTTCCGAAAATTACCAAGTTGACTTCTTCCCGTTCGACGAAATTATGCGCGATATTGGCCGGGATAATATGAACAAGCGACTGATTGAAACTGTTCATGAGTTAAAACCGGATTGCTGTTTTTTCGTTTTGTTCACAGATGAGATTAAGAAGGAAACCATCCAAACGATTACAGAGAAGTCGGGCAGTATTACTTTTAATTGGTTTGGCGACGATCATTGGAGATTTGAAAATTATTCTAAGCACTGGGCGCCATTGTTCGATTGGATCTCTACTACTGATAGCCTATCGGTCGATATGTATCAAAGAATTGGTTGTAAAAATGTCATCAAGACTCAATGGGGTTTCAACCATCATCTATATAAGAATCATGACGTAGTTAAAGAGCATGACGTTACTTTTATCGGTCAGTCTCATTCAAACAGGAAGCGGATTTTACACCAATTAGAGAAAAACGGCTTGAATATTAAGTGCTGGGGTAAGGGTTGGGAAAATGGTCGATTGAATCACGAGGATATGGTAAAAATGTTCTCACGCAGTAAAATCAATTTGAACTTTACCGAAAGTTCGATCGTCTTTGATTGGAAACCTATAACAAAAGTATTCATTAACCGCCGCGCCGATGATTCTCTGCACTTTAATTCTCCGCTTCAAATGTTACGAAATATAAAAGTGTTAACAGGCAAGCGGCGACATCAAATTAAAGGGCGTAATTTCGAGATCCCGGGTTCCGGAGGATTTCTTTTAACCCAATACGCGGATAATCTTGATGAATATTTTATTCCCGGGAAAGAGATTGCAGTATTTTCGGATACCAATGATTTAAAAGATAAAATAAAATATTATCTTAGTAACGATGAAGAACGCGAAAACATTCGCCAAGCGGGATTTCAACGGGCGTTGCGTGATCATACGTATGAGAAAAGGTTTGTTGATATATTTTCCAAGATTGGGCTTTTAACTAATTTATGA
- a CDS encoding glycosyltransferase → MKRKILLKIEELNFSNVILLVSTPVACDIVGKLREKSSYYLCFDDYNRFDNVFKSLNEMEKKILNLVDGCFAVSDTLLQTRRCKTGENHFLPQGVEVEHFQQTTVAIPERIKNIKKPIVGFFGLITTWVDIELVFKCAKAYPSVSFVLIGRATVDIGKYSRLENFIYLGEVSYDELPNYARLFDAGIVPFVLNELTIASNPIKILEYLALGLPVISTNLPEARRFGNSILIAEDDNEFISLIDVALRRNSLEEKEERRMIARKYSWDAIGELLSQKIEEIENKKLLNKKLNN, encoded by the coding sequence TTGAAGAGAAAAATCCTTCTCAAAATCGAAGAACTTAATTTCTCAAATGTTATTTTATTGGTATCTACTCCTGTTGCATGTGATATCGTTGGAAAATTGCGGGAAAAATCAAGTTATTATCTCTGCTTCGATGATTACAATCGATTTGATAATGTGTTCAAATCTTTAAATGAGATGGAAAAAAAGATATTAAATCTGGTTGATGGCTGTTTTGCTGTCTCCGATACACTCTTACAAACCCGACGATGTAAAACCGGTGAGAATCACTTTCTTCCTCAGGGGGTAGAGGTGGAACATTTTCAACAAACAACTGTGGCTATACCGGAACGAATAAAAAATATTAAAAAACCAATCGTCGGTTTTTTTGGTTTGATTACTACCTGGGTGGATATTGAACTTGTTTTTAAATGTGCGAAAGCGTATCCATCGGTTTCGTTTGTACTGATTGGCAGAGCGACTGTTGATATTGGGAAATATTCACGGTTGGAAAATTTTATTTACCTTGGTGAAGTTTCTTATGATGAGCTTCCAAACTACGCACGTTTATTTGATGCTGGAATTGTTCCTTTTGTTCTAAACGAATTAACCATCGCTTCAAATCCTATTAAAATACTTGAATATCTTGCGCTGGGGTTACCGGTAATATCAACTAATCTGCCGGAAGCTAGAAGATTCGGTAATTCTATTCTTATCGCTGAAGACGACAACGAATTCATTTCTCTTATAGACGTTGCTTTACGAAGAAATAGTTTGGAAGAAAAAGAAGAAAGGCGTATGATAGCACGAAAATATTCTTGGGATGCTATCGGTGAATTATTGTCACAAAAAATAGAAGAAATTGAAAATAAAAAGTTGTTAAACAAAAAATTAAACAATTGA
- a CDS encoding glycosyltransferase family 2 protein, producing the protein MDLSIIIVNFNTKDLLISCLDSIHKYGQGIRYETIVVDNNSSDGSVSLIENKFPWVKVIRNNKNVGFASANNIGIANSSGRYILFLNSDTIINTGVLDSSVKYLDENSDVGILGCKILNPDGSVQSSARDFPTIWTLFLEMLAISKFLSHTGWFRNPWVTDYNREQDVEIVKGAFLLTRRLIIDQLGGFDERFFLYSEEQDFCFRVKKHWRIVYWPHGSIYHYEGGSSTIKEYSARFMLYTSEVEYYRKHYGFLYAFIAYLEMFCAVGLRVFIWALAILVSRITTKNNFNHVEKFKYYWYSLKHLIRINPFIFKNK; encoded by the coding sequence ATGGATTTATCAATTATTATTGTTAATTTTAACACAAAAGATTTATTAATCTCTTGCTTGGACTCTATTCATAAATATGGTCAAGGAATTAGATATGAAACGATTGTTGTTGATAACAATTCAAGTGATGGTAGTGTATCATTGATTGAGAATAAATTTCCATGGGTAAAGGTAATTAGAAATAATAAAAATGTAGGATTTGCATCGGCAAACAATATCGGGATAGCAAATTCATCGGGAAGATACATCTTGTTTCTAAATTCAGATACAATAATTAACACTGGAGTATTAGATAGTTCAGTTAAGTACTTAGATGAAAATTCGGATGTTGGCATACTTGGTTGTAAAATATTAAATCCTGATGGAAGCGTACAATCATCTGCGAGAGATTTTCCGACAATTTGGACTCTTTTTTTAGAAATGCTTGCGATTTCTAAGTTTTTATCGCATACCGGCTGGTTTCGAAATCCTTGGGTAACCGATTATAATCGAGAGCAAGATGTTGAAATTGTCAAAGGTGCATTTTTACTTACTCGACGGCTTATAATAGATCAATTAGGCGGATTTGATGAAAGATTCTTTCTGTATTCCGAGGAACAAGATTTTTGCTTTAGGGTAAAAAAGCATTGGAGAATTGTTTATTGGCCGCACGGATCGATTTACCATTATGAAGGTGGAAGTAGTACAATAAAAGAATATTCAGCCAGATTCATGCTTTATACCAGTGAAGTAGAATATTATAGAAAACACTATGGATTCCTATACGCCTTCATTGCATACCTAGAAATGTTCTGTGCAGTTGGATTGCGTGTTTTCATATGGGCTTTGGCAATCTTAGTGAGTCGCATAACAACAAAGAATAATTTCAATCATGTAGAAAAATTTAAATATTACTGGTACTCCCTCAAACATTTGATCAGAATTAATCCATTTATTTTTAAAAATAAATAA
- a CDS encoding oligosaccharide repeat unit polymerase encodes MLILVLLFFGGIFCLFGRWIYGCWFNHVTIYTGIWGFSLVFFELRLIDYYPIENETWIVIIVGWLTFVLGATTNSMTKLHYAQVKSAVLFNNSDIQYRSCTDENILLKKMLWVINIISLLAALHGLYLVLKIFGNLTNLLAFGSLLYSYRVSEGLPGSIPYMSSLALSATLLAGVVTRKEGRLKFVAVLPLIIVLITEVTNMGRANLVIAGLLFSCGYFFTKKEKLHTKFKDGIFTFKRWITLFIIFFIIIAGAEMIRSARGAIETFRGSSSTLLKMRKSSFITPSIYLYFTANFGVLNQYLKGDGEFSIPGGHTFAPLYRFLNKLGLDTQVETYQVRYNTPTGANTGTYLRELHADFGLIGILLGPYLIGFVTSIFWYRYMQNNNYVDLAFLSYFFVVIGMSIFVMATRSGVLLVYLFGATGIGYILDKFKRINRYSISG; translated from the coding sequence ATGTTAATTCTGGTATTACTTTTCTTTGGAGGAATATTCTGCCTGTTTGGTCGTTGGATTTATGGTTGTTGGTTTAATCATGTAACTATCTATACTGGAATTTGGGGTTTTTCGCTAGTATTTTTTGAATTGCGCTTGATCGATTATTATCCCATAGAAAACGAGACATGGATTGTTATAATAGTCGGTTGGCTAACTTTTGTGCTTGGAGCCACCACAAATTCTATGACTAAATTGCATTATGCTCAGGTTAAATCTGCGGTATTGTTTAACAATTCTGATATACAGTATAGATCGTGTACTGATGAAAATATTCTGCTAAAAAAGATGTTATGGGTAATAAACATTATTTCATTATTAGCCGCATTACATGGATTGTACTTAGTATTAAAGATATTTGGGAATCTGACTAATTTATTGGCGTTTGGGAGTTTGTTATATTCCTATAGAGTTTCTGAGGGACTACCGGGAAGTATTCCGTATATGAGTTCGTTAGCGCTGAGTGCAACTCTTTTAGCCGGTGTTGTTACTAGAAAAGAAGGTCGATTAAAATTTGTAGCGGTTTTACCATTAATTATTGTTCTCATCACTGAAGTTACAAATATGGGTCGAGCTAATCTAGTTATTGCCGGATTGCTTTTTAGTTGTGGATATTTTTTTACAAAGAAAGAAAAGTTACATACTAAATTCAAAGATGGTATATTCACATTTAAAAGATGGATAACATTATTCATAATATTTTTTATTATAATTGCTGGAGCTGAAATGATAAGAAGTGCGAGGGGGGCAATCGAAACATTTAGGGGCTCTAGCAGCACGCTTCTTAAAATGCGAAAATCAAGTTTCATTACACCCTCAATTTATTTATACTTTACTGCTAATTTTGGTGTTCTCAATCAATACCTAAAGGGGGACGGTGAATTTTCAATTCCGGGTGGTCATACTTTTGCACCACTTTATCGTTTTCTTAATAAATTAGGTTTAGACACTCAAGTTGAAACATATCAGGTTCGGTATAATACTCCCACTGGGGCGAATACTGGGACATATCTTCGCGAATTACATGCTGATTTTGGACTCATCGGCATTTTGCTGGGCCCTTATTTAATCGGATTTGTAACATCAATATTCTGGTATAGGTACATGCAAAATAACAATTATGTTGATCTTGCTTTTTTATCGTATTTTTTCGTCGTGATTGGGATGAGCATTTTTGTAATGGCAACCCGTAGTGGTGTGTTATTGGTGTATCTTTTTGGAGCAACGGGAATAGGTTATATACTTGATAAGTTCAAGAGAATAAACCGTTATTCCATCAGTGGTTAA
- a CDS encoding oligosaccharide repeat unit polymerase produces the protein MIIILIIIATVGSIILSRTIFGVWFTHVSLYAATWGVSLLLFELNLINYYKIEIETWIIIFCGWCAFILGAITVYFAYKNIPLQKNNLSCSISIEKSDKITDELRLLKKILWILNVITFLTTIYQWNVLINKFGSLSNVIIYGNFLYSYRVSEGLPGGIPYVSSLALTSILLAGVYTSKVGRLKIVAVIPFVIIIILEIASMGRAKLIMAGVLFFSGFYFMGKEHRQKYRKSISNIFKKIAIFIVAIAFLIIGAEFVRSTRGVNEKFHGASQTLEKLGGMSFITPSIYLYLTVHHGVFNQYLKHDGENNFWGSNTFAPLFRIMAKLGFNTHVETYQIKYPTPVSANTGTYLREFHADFGLIGVFICPYLLGIFSSFFWYRMKRSGRYTDMAVFSYLLVVIAMSLFYIATRSGDLLVCLIGSLGFGYLIDRKLCHEKMTKNLHKSPCPVC, from the coding sequence ATGATAATTATACTTATTATAATTGCAACAGTCGGATCTATTATTCTGTCTCGGACGATATTCGGGGTGTGGTTTACCCATGTTAGTCTTTATGCGGCGACCTGGGGCGTATCCCTGCTGCTCTTTGAATTAAATTTGATCAATTACTATAAAATTGAGATTGAAACATGGATTATTATTTTTTGCGGATGGTGTGCTTTTATCCTTGGTGCAATTACTGTTTATTTTGCTTATAAAAATATTCCCTTGCAAAAAAATAATTTGTCATGTTCAATATCCATAGAGAAATCTGATAAAATTACTGATGAACTGAGGCTTTTAAAAAAAATATTGTGGATTTTGAATGTTATAACATTTTTAACGACAATATACCAATGGAATGTCCTCATTAACAAATTCGGTAGTTTGTCCAATGTGATTATCTATGGTAATTTTTTATATTCATATCGAGTGTCGGAAGGATTACCAGGCGGCATTCCTTATGTCAGTTCGCTTGCGTTAACAAGTATATTACTGGCGGGTGTATACACTTCAAAGGTTGGCAGATTGAAAATTGTTGCAGTCATTCCTTTCGTAATTATTATAATCTTAGAAATTGCAAGTATGGGAAGAGCCAAATTGATAATGGCTGGCGTCTTATTTTTTAGCGGCTTTTATTTTATGGGTAAAGAACATCGGCAGAAGTATCGGAAATCAATTTCCAATATTTTTAAAAAGATCGCGATATTTATAGTTGCAATTGCATTTCTTATCATAGGCGCAGAATTCGTGAGGAGCACTCGTGGAGTTAACGAAAAATTTCATGGTGCAAGTCAAACATTAGAAAAATTAGGTGGTATGAGTTTTATTACGCCTTCGATTTATCTTTATCTAACTGTTCATCATGGTGTGTTTAACCAATATCTAAAGCATGATGGTGAAAATAATTTTTGGGGAAGCAATACTTTTGCCCCCCTGTTTAGAATAATGGCAAAACTCGGATTTAATACACACGTTGAGACCTATCAGATTAAATATCCAACACCTGTATCAGCTAACACTGGTACATATTTGAGGGAATTTCATGCTGATTTTGGTCTCATAGGTGTTTTTATATGTCCATATTTATTAGGAATTTTCTCGTCGTTTTTCTGGTATCGAATGAAAAGAAGTGGTAGGTATACGGATATGGCAGTCTTTTCTTATTTATTGGTTGTGATTGCAATGAGTCTTTTTTATATAGCAACACGAAGCGGTGATTTATTAGTTTGTTTAATTGGGTCGCTTGGATTCGGTTATCTTATCGATCGAAAACTCTGTCATGAAAAGATGACAAAAAACCTTCATAAATCTCCTTGCCCGGTATGTTAA